One genomic segment of Mycolicibacterium gilvum includes these proteins:
- a CDS encoding ferredoxin — protein sequence MRVAVDQDKCVSSGQCVLNAMEVFDQRDDDGVVELRNPEPGPEYAQQTRNAAAACPAMAIHIEE from the coding sequence ATGCGGGTCGCCGTGGATCAGGACAAGTGCGTCTCCTCCGGTCAATGCGTGCTCAACGCGATGGAGGTGTTCGATCAGCGCGACGACGACGGAGTGGTCGAGCTGCGCAATCCCGAACCCGGACCCGAATACGCCCAACAGACCCGTAACGCCGCGGCCGCATGCCCGGCCATGGCCATTCACATCGAGGAGTGA